In a single window of the Papaver somniferum cultivar HN1 chromosome 8, ASM357369v1, whole genome shotgun sequence genome:
- the LOC113306437 gene encoding uncharacterized protein LOC113306437, whose amino-acid sequence MGEFPWKQFWKQIKILPKIQNFVWKVLQDGIAVYENLRKYNPSVQITCPMCGTTEESVLHLFFNCQFALEVYHASTILIETQGNSVMDIISHWLEYPDQGIMLNLGGCLLWNIWKTKNDLVFSNIQIAFGPCIRKSLEDALNFCSEIQVNQFDTAVWELPPSTFVKINVDAAYSDGKGAVAAVRWILLVIIWDVEHYVLIHSLQQWQK is encoded by the coding sequence ATGGGAGAATTTCCTTGGAAGCAGTTTTGGAAACAGATTAAAATTCTGCCAAAGATCCAGAATTTTGTATGGAAAGTGCTCCAAGACGGAATTGCAGTTTATGAAAATCTCAGAAAATACAATCCCAGTGTTCAAATTACTTGTCCTATGTGTGGAACAACTGAGGAGTCGGTTCTACATCTTTTCTTCAACTGTCAGTTTGCTCTGGAAGTCTATCATGCTAGTACGATATTGATTGAAACTCAGGGAAATTCTGTAATGGATATAATTAGTCATTGGCTGGAGTACCCTGATCAAGGAATCATGCTGAATTTAGGTGGTTGCTTATTATGGAATATCTGGAAGACAAAGAACGATTTGGTTTTTAGCAATATTCAGATTGCATTTGGTCCCTGTATCCGCAAATCTCTGGAGGATGCTCTGAATTTCTGCTCGGAGATACAGGTTAATCAATTCGATACTGCAGTTTGGGAACTTCCACCTTCAACGTTTGTGAAGATTAATGTGGATGCAGCTTACAGTGATGGTAAAGGTGCAGTGGCAGCAGTACGGTGGATTCTTTTGGTAATTATCTGGGATGTGGAGCATTATGTTTTGATACATTCTCTGCAACAGTGGCAGAAGTGA